In a single window of the bacterium genome:
- a CDS encoding NAD(P)-dependent oxidoreductase has protein sequence MSSQNRIQGRAVLVTGASSGIGEACARRFAAAGADLVLWARRIERLEALAAELERQHGAPVRFAAVDVRDRGAVFREAEALVQQGWVPDVLVNNAGLAVGLDPLHQGDPDDWERMIDTNIKGLLYVTRAFLPHMIERGRGHVVNIGSIAGHQVYPKGNVYAATKHAVRALTHALSLDLTGTPIRVSSIDPGLVETEFSIVRFKGDRERAADVYRGLRPLTGDDVADAVFYVVNAPPHVNVLELLVLPTAQRSATVVHRE, from the coding sequence ATGAGCAGCCAGAATCGGATCCAAGGACGCGCCGTGCTCGTCACCGGCGCGAGCTCCGGCATCGGTGAGGCGTGCGCGCGGCGGTTCGCCGCGGCGGGCGCGGACCTGGTGCTGTGGGCCCGTCGGATCGAACGGCTCGAGGCGCTGGCGGCGGAGCTCGAGCGGCAGCACGGCGCGCCCGTACGTTTTGCCGCCGTGGACGTGCGCGACCGTGGCGCGGTGTTCCGCGAGGCGGAGGCGCTCGTCCAGCAGGGCTGGGTCCCGGACGTGCTGGTCAACAACGCGGGGCTGGCCGTCGGGCTGGATCCGCTCCACCAGGGCGACCCGGACGACTGGGAGCGGATGATCGACACCAACATCAAGGGTCTGCTCTACGTGACGCGCGCGTTCCTCCCCCACATGATCGAGCGTGGCCGCGGCCACGTGGTCAACATCGGGAGCATCGCGGGGCACCAGGTCTACCCGAAGGGGAACGTGTACGCGGCGACCAAGCACGCGGTCCGCGCGCTCACGCACGCGCTGTCGCTCGACCTCACGGGCACGCCGATCCGCGTGTCGAGCATCGACCCCGGGCTCGTCGAGACCGAATTCTCGATCGTGCGGTTCAAGGGCGATCGGGAGCGTGCGGCCGACGTCTACCGCGGGCTCCGGCCGTTGACCGGTGACGACGTGGCGGACGCGGTGTTCTACGTGGTGAACGCGCCGCCACACGTCAACGTGCTCGAGCTGCTGGTGCTCCCGACGGCGCAGCGCAGTGCCACGGTGGTGCACCGGGAATGA